One Primulina eburnea isolate SZY01 chromosome 4, ASM2296580v1, whole genome shotgun sequence genomic window, GAAGTCTTTTGTTTGTCATTTTTCATATGTACttgagaataataataatataaaattacaACAGTCAAGAAGATGGTTAAAATATAAAGAAGACCATAATTTGCATAGTATGAGTTTACAATGAATACTAAAAGAACCAGTTGCaatgaaaaacaaaaatagtATATGGTCTACCTTTGATTCTCAATTCAATTTTGACGCATGGGCCACAGTATACTAAAAGAACCAGTTTGACGCATGGGCCACAGTATATGTTTCCTGCCGAAATTGTAATTGCGGTTTACTTCATATCTAAGGATTAGGCATGAATGGCTCCAAAGACCCCCAAGTTCTCCCGACTTTCAATTTAACCGGCTAAGGAACTGCAGAAACAATTTATTTAACCATCGTAAACACACACCTTTAATATTAGCTAAAATCAGTACACCACATGTGAACCTATGACTTGAGAATGAGAACTCAATAACTAGTAAAAAATGAAGCAACAGTGTAAATACTAGTTCAAGTTCATATTTCCAAAACCAATGCACagaagttgaacctagttgCTGGGAAAAATAGATGAAAAGCGACAACAAAGGAAGTATCGACCAAGAAGGACAGTGTAAGAAGAATCTCGGGATTGTCATGGTATGTATGATTTCCAACGACAAATTACCATAAATACATGTTAACCATACCAAGAAGCGACACAGCCCTTTCCATGCATGTTTGAAATAACAGCCCAGCTTCCTTAACAACTGAAGAATCGGATTCCAGGACTAGTTCATCATGTACCTGAAACGAAAGTTAGAAGGTTAACTTTTCTTGATTCTTCAGAAAGCTGAACAGGCTTATAGAACCAACATCATTATTGACTTTATTAACAGAAGTAATACATCTAAGTTTTGCAGAGATGACTTGTTACAACATGAACTAATACCCTTAACCAACATATTGTCGCTTATGAAAAACGTTAAATATATGCCATGTCCAAGGCAAAGTAAAATTGCACGTCAGGTGAGATTTATGGCAAACAAGAATGTAAAATTGGGAAGAGATTAGAATCAAAACCCAAATAGGGTATAAGAATGTCCCCAAATTAGTCTTCAGCTGTTTTGACCAAAACTCATCTTCTACAGCACTTTCTAAGTTGTTGTGCACACATACTCCAGTTGTACTTCATCATATTTTTTATAGCTACGAATATTAAAAAGGAATCAATATGATAACCTCAGACTGAAAAGGTTATTCCTTgaacaaaaataataacaacTAAACCAAAAGACACTTAGTAAAAGAATGATTCAACTATAACTTTCTTACGACTACATAGTGGAAGGATGCTACTATTGGAGGTAGGAAGCCTAAGAAAGACCAAGAAAACACAAGGGAAATTCAGAAGCTACTGGAAACTTTACACCCTCAGAAATTCAGAAGCGATTGAAAACTTTACACACTCGGAAACAAGAACGTTTCCATTAAATAATGAAAACAAAGAACAAAAACAATATTAAAATAACCACCATCAAAATCCTTAGcagaataaaataaattttacggCAAGGGAAGAGAATTTACCTCCAGAACAAGATTTTCTAAACGATTGCAACTCGGTATAGGGCATAGATTTTCTTCTACACTAGATGGGAAAAAATCGATCGTCGGGTCACAAGATGGGGAAAATCGATTGTGAGGGCGGGAGTGAAAAAAATAGCGGGATTCTGAAACAATCTATCGGTTTGTACGCtttgttttctttttaattAAGCCTcctaattttctttttaattaagACAAGTAGATTAAAACAATAACTCCTATCAATGATGTAAATGCTTATTTACATCATATTGGATATTCTCTTGttctttattaataattaatatttattttcataaattcaaatttgattgatcATGACAAAAAAATTAGCACGTGTCAATTGCTTAGGGAGAGAGAAGTTCTAGGATaagttaattaatttataatataaaactatcttatttcaagaaaatatatgtaaatttcagatttttttaaaaattattaataatagtTCACtaatttttcatacaaaaattGATAGAATGTATTCCTACACAATAGGATTTTCTCGTACATTTCTCTTTTGTAATTTAAAATTAAGTCTACTACATTATTAATTAGTGGTAATTATTTTTAACAAACTAAATATAAAAAACAACAAATATTGTTTGAACAAGTGAATAATAGAAAGCTTGTTGTATATGCCCTCGAGGATTGATAATATAtaagaaaaattatatatataataaacaaCTAATGCGATTTGGAGAAGTAAGTAATTGAAAACTTATGGTATGCCTCGtcgattgataatataaaagcatattTTATGTACATGATcccaacatttatttatttaaaatttgtacAATTAATTTGAATATACATTTAATTTAACATTAATTAACCATGAAacgagaaaaaaaaatcaaaagataAAAATGGATGCACATCATTAATCAACTGTCCACTACAAATTTGGAACAATTTTACAGGGGATAAAAACAATTTCAATATTCCAAAAAGAGAAATGTGGTCCTGTCATGAATACAGTATTTATGTAGCAAATACGAATATGCAGTTCAATTTAGAGACTTGAAAGATAAAACAAAACAACTAGAACGAagtgatcacaaaataaagggAAACAAACCAAattattaaagaaaaaaaatactgAAGCCTTAAGTGGTTGAATAATCACATTCCTTattgataataaaaaatatatactgAATAAAAGCATAACCCCTGGCGTTAAGTTGTCTCTTTATCTGGAATCAAGCTTATCTGAAACTCAAACATATAAGGTCATGGAGTTATAATTAaagaatattaataataattaaaacagAGGCCAATTTACCAGAAGACATGTAAACTAACCTCCCCTTATTCTTCATCAGATTCATGGATCACAATAGGCATGCCATCAACGGTTGAGCCATCTACATCATTTCTTGTTAACTCAATGTCTATAGTGTTTACGTCATCCAACAAAAATTCGACATCTGAAAAATTGTTAggaatgaattgaattgtatcaaTATCATCTTCATTGCCCATGTTGTATGTGTCTCTTGGTGTGTAGCGAATAACAGAATGCCAATCTTCTTCTTTTGGATCACGAacataataaatcatttgaGCTTGCGAAGCCAAAATAAAAGGTTCATGCTCTTCTCGTTCTCCTGTATGTATCAAACGCGAAAAATTCACCATCGTAAATCCTAAAGGATCAATTTTCATTCCAACAGTAGTATTAACCCAATCGCATCGGAACAAAACTATTCGTCCATGACCACTGTAATCAAGTGAGATAACATCAGTTAACCGTCCATAATAGGTTGACTCGTTATCGTCATTATCATGCATCGACGGCACCATGACTCCACTATTCTGCGTTTTTTTGTTTCTTTCGGATTCTACTGTGCGAAATGCAAAACCATTCACATTGAAACCATGATAACTAAATGCTACAGGATTTGGACCACGTGCAAGTGCCCTTAGAGTGAAGTCATCAATTCGTTCATTTGCCCGATCAACCTATAATACATACACAAACACaattttgatattaatattttcaaaataataatcacTCTATTTACCAATAAATCAATCGATATCTTACTTACTCTTTTAGCAAACCATTCTGGAAATTGCATTCGAACCATATCATCCAACTGAAAGTTAGTTGGACGATGACCATATCTATGCTTTCTCTTCAATTCGTCTCTTAATTCTCTATTCCACCACAACATTGATGATTAGAAAATAGTAGTATTGacaaaacaataaaatttaaattacatTTCCAAAATAATACTTACTCACGATATGATTGTAGAGCTGTGCAATTAGAAAGGATATATCTGTGAGCTTGGCTCAGAGTTTTGCTGTCCAAAGTAACTATTTGACGCTTTTTTGTAGCTCGTCCTATTTGTGGAAACAATGGTAGTAAAGGATACTCATTATCGGGGGTCTCCTGGTGTCTTGCGTCTTTATTGCCAAACGAGTTCGTACACTCTAAATAACGAGAACAAAACACAACGCATTCATCTGCTAAGTATGCCTCTGCAATATTGGCCTCGGGTCGTGCTTTGTTTCTAACAAAATTTTTTAGTTTTCCAAGATATCTTTCTATTGGATACATCCACCGATAAGGCACAGGCCCAGCTACTCTTGCTTCATATGCCAAATGTACCACCAAATGCACCATTATTGTGAAAAATGATGGTGGAAAAATTCTTTCTAACTGACATAAAACCAATACAATCCCTTCTTCAGCCTTTTTTAACTCATCTTCTCGTAAGGACTTTGCACACACTGCTCTGAAATACTCACACAAAACAATTAATGGTGCAGTTACCTTTTTTGATAACACACGACGAAGAGCTATTGGAAGAAATTGTTCCATTATGACATGACAATCATGGCTTTTTAGACCCATAATCTTACAACGTCCAACATCAACACATTTTGAAATATCGGATGACATACCATCAGGGACACGAATATCTTTCAACACTGAACAAAACAACTTTttttcagctttgctcatacaATAACATGCAGGGGGTAAATATTCTGTGCCATCTGGTTGTGGTTGTGGCCATAATTGTTTCATAATACCCAATATTTTCAAATCTCTGCGTGCGGCAGCGTTATCTTTACTCTTGCTAGAATCATCTAAAAGTGTTCCAAGGATATTATCACAAACATTTTTCTCAATATGCATTGGATCTAAATTATGTCTTATCAAATTAAACTCCCAATAAGGCAAAGTGAAAAAAATGCTTTGTTTCCTCCACATTTGTTCAGTGGAACCTGTTTTTGCTCGCACAGATGGTTTCGATATGTTACTCTTACCAAATACCACATTCCGATTTTGGGTCATTCCTATAACATCAGATCCTGACAATGGTTTCAAATCTAACTCACGTTGCTCTGGCTTGCCATAACTCGTCATAGTTCGGATTTTTGCATCTGCCGGTAAGAAGCGGCGATGCCCTCTAAATGACCATTTCCTTCcattattcaagtataccgCATCTGTCTTATCAGCACATGTTGGACAAGCATTCTTGGCATATGTGTTCCAACCAGATAAACATCCCAAACCTGGAAAGTCACTAATTGTCCAAAGCAATGCAGCCCGCATTTGAAACATTTCTTTGTTGGAAGCATCATAAGTGTTAATCCCATTTTCCCATAAGTCTTTCAATTCAGCAAACAAGGGACGTAAATATACATCAATATCATTTCCAGGTGCTTTGGGTCCTGGAATTAAGGTGGATAGAATAATTGAATGAGGTTTCATTGATTCCCAAGGTGGCAAATTGTAAGGCATTAGAACAACAGGCCATGTACTGTGTGACGTACTTTGATTTTTAAATGGATTAAACCCATCGCTGGCGAGTCCCAAACGAACGTTTCTAGGATCTGCACCAAAATCAACGTGCCGCTCATCAAATGTCTTCCACGCTGGCGAATCAGCCGGATGCCTTAAAATTCCATCTGAAACCCGTTTCTTAGAATGCCATTGCATATTTTCAGATGTCTTAGATGACATGAATAATCGTTGTAATCTTGGTTTCAATGGAAAATACCAAAAAACCTTGGCTGGAGTTTTCACCTGTAGATTTTTCTTTCCGAGTTTGCGTGACTTCTTCGGTTGTTTGTGCATGTTTTTCCACCTTGAAAGGTTACATACTCTGCAAGATTGTTCATTAGCATCATTGCCCCaataaatcatgcaatcatTCGGACAAGCATGTATTTTTTCGTAGTGAAGTCCCAAATTAGAAATTAATTTCTTCGCTTCATAAAATGAATTTGGTACTTGTGCTTCAGGTGGCAGTACTCGTCGAAGAAAATCCAATAATGCTGTAAAGGACTTATCACTCCATTTTCCACTCACTTTCAACTGAAATAACTCAACAAGAAATGTCAGTTTAGAAAAATCAGTGCATCCAGCATATAACGGTTGTTTCCCTTCTTCTACCAATTTATAGAATTCTTCCACATTAGACTGCATCGGTGTACGACTTGTCGATGCAGTAGTGTAATTTTCATTCCTCATGGGTGATCCTTCAGACATCCCAAATACATCATGTAATGTTTCTTGTCCCATTGATTCATGGTTAACTATATCATAAACTTCTCCTGAGGCATGAATCTCATCTCTCATGTTATCATGAGATTGCACAATCAACTTTTCACCATGAAAATTCCAAATACGATAATCTTGTAAAATGCCGTTTATCATCAAATGTTCATATACTGTCTCACGATCATGATTCAATGAGTTGATGCATTTACGACAAGGACACGGTTTCGTTACTTCATCACTCGTGTTAGCAAATGCATAACGTAAAAAATTTCGGATTCCCACCTGATACTCAAGACTGCCACGAGGATAATCCATCCATGCCTTCATTGTTTGAACCTATAATATAACTCAAACATAATCAATTTCACTATTGTACAATCTTAAAACATTAAAATAGTTCAACATATAGGTATGTGaggaaataaaatttcaaacacATTTTCTTTTAGTCATTTCAACAAACATATTAGATACAGATGTTTAAACTTGATTTGAATGTATtcaaaaatcatttatataaaaaatttaataatctaAAACATCAAAAAGTAAAATATTTGCCAAAACTGACAATATATCTATCAACCCCACTCTTGATTAATCTAccaataaaacataatataatCTAAAAAATCAGgatttcaagaaaaaaaattgattaatttttctaaataagtAGAGAAATTACCTAAAAATGACAAGCACAATTCCAATGTGGACTTGGTGGCCGCCGATCGAATCAATGAAATATGTGAGGTAAATGTTTAAATTAGCATGCAATTTTGCTTGCGTTTCTTAAAATGATTCGATCGCTTCTCGACCGCTTCAAAATAAAACTCGATTACGttttgtttaaaataaaattctgcTTACGTTTTGTTTAAATTAGCATTTCAGCTTATGTATTAGTTTTAGGAGCGGTTTCAACCGCTTCAAAATTCCAAATACGATAATCTTGTAAAATACTCGTTAGGTGCGGTTAGTAAACCGATTGCATATAACCGATTCTGAATGCACTAAATAGAAACGGTCTGGTGAACCCGCTTCAAATGAATTTCTATTAAAGCGGATAATAGAAAACCGCTTCTAAACCCTTCCTCTGTTGCTGCGGTTACGAAACCGCATCCAACAACCGCTTCGGAATGCACTAAATGGAAGCGGTCAACTACA contains:
- the LOC140830400 gene encoding uncharacterized protein → MKAWMDYPRGSLEYQVGIRNFLRYAFANTSDEVTKPCPCRKCINSLNHDRETVYEHLMINGILQDYRIWNFHGEKLIVQSHDNMRDEIHASGEVYDIVNHESMGQETLHDVFGMSEGSPMRNENYTTASTSRTPMQSNVEEFYKLVEEGKQPLYAGCTDFSKLTFLVELFQLKVSGKWSDKSFTALLDFLRRVLPPEAQVPNSFYEAKKLISNLGLHYEKIHACPNDCMIYWGNDANEQSCRVCNLSRWKNMHKQPKKSRKLGKKNLQVKTPAKVFWYFPLKPRLQRLFMSSKTSENMQWHSKKRVSDGILRHPADSPAWKTFDERHVDFGADPRNVRLGLASDGFNPFKNQSTSHSTWPVVLMPYNLPPWESMKPHSIILSTLIPGPKAPGNDIDVYLRPLFAELKDLWENGINTYDASNKEMFQMRAALLWTISDFPGLGCLSGWNTYAKNACPTCADKTDAVYLNNGRKWSFRGHRRFLPADAKIRTMTSYGKPEQRELDLKPLSGSDVIGMTQNRNVVFGKSNISKPSVRAKTGSTEQMWRKQSIFFTLPYWEFNLIRHNLDPMHIEKNVCDNILGTLLDDSSKSKDNAAARRDLKILGIMKQLWPQPQPDGTEYLPPACYCMSKAEKKLFCSVLKDIRVPDGMSSDISKCVDVGRCKIMGLKSHDCHVIMEQFLPIALRRVLSKKVTAPLIVLCEYFRAVCAKSLREDELKKAEEGIVLVLCQLERIFPPSFFTIMVHLVVHLAYEARVAGPVPYRWMYPIERYLGKLKNFVRNKARPEANIAEAYLADECVVFCSRYLECTNSFGNKDARHQETPDNEYPLLPLFPQIGRATKKRQIVTLDSKTLSQAHRYILSNCTALQSYREELRDELKRKHRYGHRPTNFQLDDMVRMQFPEWFAKRVDRANERIDDFTLRALARGPNPVAFSYHGFNVNGFAFRTVESERNKKTQNSGVMVPSMHDNDDNESTYYGRLTDVISLDYSGHGRIVLFRCDWVNTTVGMKIDPLGFTMVNFSRLIHTGEREEHEPFILASQAQMIYYVRDPKEEDWHSVIRYTPRDTYNMGNEDDIDTIQFIPNNFSDVEFLLDDVNTIDIELTRNDVDGSTVDGMPIVIHESDEE